The following are encoded in a window of Primulina eburnea isolate SZY01 chromosome 4, ASM2296580v1, whole genome shotgun sequence genomic DNA:
- the LOC140830735 gene encoding vesicle-associated protein 2-2-like isoform X1, whose translation MKTQLVEILPREIKFIFEMKKQSSSTVHLTNVTEQYVAYKVKTTSPKKYCVRPNVGIINPKSTCDFVVTMQAQKTAPLELQCKDKFLIQSTVVPFGTTEEGITSDMFAKESEHYIEETKIRVVLTSAPNSPGKLPVHGILKQEESHETFLPEEPHSPVLLPVMPEEPHSPVLLPVNGISKQEPYNEQSVQVAKLQSGVENFPPPNMVQSIKKGDATKIVNNLEESISPKVKDSMKSVPAKSDEFYPDKNDESKQAKDVEAVEFKLTTNIKELQSKISSLDSKLVEAESTIMKLKGERINTICETETLRQELAMSRGKSGGRKVQVGFPPLFVCMISLISLMIGFLFRA comes from the exons ATGAAAACTCAACTTGTAGAGATTTTGCCTCGGGAAATTAAATTCATAT TTGAGATGAAGAAACAGAGTTCGTCTACTGTTCACCTTACCAATGTCACCGAGCAGTATGTAGCTTACAAG GTGAAGACAACATCACCTAAGAAGTACTGTGTGCGACCTAATGTCGGTATAATCAACCCAAAGTCTACATGTGATTTCGTAG TCACAATGCAAGCTCAAAAAACAGCTCCTCTTGAGTTGCAATGCAAGGACAAATTTCTGATTCAGAGCACAGTGGTGCCATTTGGCACAACGGAAGAGGGGATTACATCTGACATG TTTGCAAAAGAGAGTGAACATTATATCGAAGAGACGAAGATCCGGGTTGTTCTTACTAGTGCACCCAATTCACCCGGCAAGCTACCAGTTCATGGAATTCTCAAGCAAGAAGAATCTCACGAGACTTTTTTGCCAGAAGAACCCCATTCACCTGTTCTGCTGCCAGTTATGCCAGAAGAACCCCATTCACCTGTTCTGCTGCCAGTTAATGGAATTTCTAAGCAAGAGCCATATAATGAGCAGTCAGTACAAGTGGCTAAATTGCAGTCTGGAGTTGAAAATTTTCCACCACCTAATATG GTGCAGTCAATTAAGAAAGGGGATGCAACCAAGATTGTTAATAACCTGGAAGAGTCTATATCACCGAAGGTTAAGGACAGTATGAAGTCAGTTCCTGCCAAGAGTGATGAGTTCTACCCTGATAAGAATGACGAATCAAAGCAGGCTAAAGACGTGGAAGCAGTGGAGTTCAAGCTAACAACAAATATCAAGGAGTTACAGTCGAAGATTAGTTCCTTGGATTCAAAGCTAGTTGAG gcTGAAAGCACCATTATGAAGCTAAAAGGAGAAAGGATTAATACCATTTGTGAGACGGAAACCCTAAGGCAAGAATTG GCAATGTCAAGGGGAAagagtggtggaagaaaagTCCAAGTTGGTTTCCCACCACTATTTGTATGCATGATATCTCTGATTAGTCTGATGATAGGCTTCTTGTTTCGTGCTTAg
- the LOC140830735 gene encoding vesicle-associated protein 2-2-like isoform X2 yields the protein MKTQLVEILPREIKFIFEMKKQSSSTVHLTNVTEQYVAYKVKTTSPKKYCVRPNVGIINPKSTCDFVVTMQAQKTAPLELQCKDKFLIQSTVVPFGTTEEGITSDMFAKESEHYIEETKIRVVLTSAPNSPGKLPVHGILKQEESHETFLPEEPHSPVLLPVMPEEPHSPVLLPVNGISKQEPYNEQSVQVAKLQSGVENFPPPNMSIKKGDATKIVNNLEESISPKVKDSMKSVPAKSDEFYPDKNDESKQAKDVEAVEFKLTTNIKELQSKISSLDSKLVEAESTIMKLKGERINTICETETLRQELAMSRGKSGGRKVQVGFPPLFVCMISLISLMIGFLFRA from the exons ATGAAAACTCAACTTGTAGAGATTTTGCCTCGGGAAATTAAATTCATAT TTGAGATGAAGAAACAGAGTTCGTCTACTGTTCACCTTACCAATGTCACCGAGCAGTATGTAGCTTACAAG GTGAAGACAACATCACCTAAGAAGTACTGTGTGCGACCTAATGTCGGTATAATCAACCCAAAGTCTACATGTGATTTCGTAG TCACAATGCAAGCTCAAAAAACAGCTCCTCTTGAGTTGCAATGCAAGGACAAATTTCTGATTCAGAGCACAGTGGTGCCATTTGGCACAACGGAAGAGGGGATTACATCTGACATG TTTGCAAAAGAGAGTGAACATTATATCGAAGAGACGAAGATCCGGGTTGTTCTTACTAGTGCACCCAATTCACCCGGCAAGCTACCAGTTCATGGAATTCTCAAGCAAGAAGAATCTCACGAGACTTTTTTGCCAGAAGAACCCCATTCACCTGTTCTGCTGCCAGTTATGCCAGAAGAACCCCATTCACCTGTTCTGCTGCCAGTTAATGGAATTTCTAAGCAAGAGCCATATAATGAGCAGTCAGTACAAGTGGCTAAATTGCAGTCTGGAGTTGAAAATTTTCCACCACCTAATATG TCAATTAAGAAAGGGGATGCAACCAAGATTGTTAATAACCTGGAAGAGTCTATATCACCGAAGGTTAAGGACAGTATGAAGTCAGTTCCTGCCAAGAGTGATGAGTTCTACCCTGATAAGAATGACGAATCAAAGCAGGCTAAAGACGTGGAAGCAGTGGAGTTCAAGCTAACAACAAATATCAAGGAGTTACAGTCGAAGATTAGTTCCTTGGATTCAAAGCTAGTTGAG gcTGAAAGCACCATTATGAAGCTAAAAGGAGAAAGGATTAATACCATTTGTGAGACGGAAACCCTAAGGCAAGAATTG GCAATGTCAAGGGGAAagagtggtggaagaaaagTCCAAGTTGGTTTCCCACCACTATTTGTATGCATGATATCTCTGATTAGTCTGATGATAGGCTTCTTGTTTCGTGCTTAg